The genomic window CGTGGAACGACGAGCAGGGCAACAGCGCCTACGTCTGGTCGATGATCGGCGCCATCAGCCAGGTGTCGAGCCTGCCGATCACGACGGCGGTGACCTGCCCGATCATCCGGCAGCACCCGGCGATCGTCGCGCAGGCCGCGGCGACCGCGAAGGTGCTGACCGGGGGCAAGTTCACGCTCGGCATCGGGACCGGCGAGGCGCTCAACGAGCACATCCTGGGCGACCAGTGGCCCAACACGGAGGTCCGCCTCGAGATGCTCGAGGAGGCCGTCGAGGTCATGCGCAAGCTCTGGGCGGGCGGCTTCGTGACCCACCACGGCAAGCACTACACGGTTGAGCACGCGCAGGTCTACACGCTGCCCGAGGAGCCCGTGCAGGTCTACGTCTCGGCGTTCGGGCCGAAGGCGCTCGACGTCGCCGCGCGGATCGGGGACGGCTACTGCTCGACCATGCCGGACAAGGAGGTCGTCGACACCTTCAAGCAGAAGGCCGGCCCCGGCAAGCCGACGCAGGTGGGCTACAAGGTCTGCTACGGCGAGGACGAGGAGGCCGCGGTCAAGACCGCGCACCGG from Motilibacter rhizosphaerae includes these protein-coding regions:
- a CDS encoding TIGR03557 family F420-dependent LLM class oxidoreductase, with amino-acid sequence MPRIGYFLSCEEYSPAQLLEQAKLAEDAGFEALWISDHYHPWNDEQGNSAYVWSMIGAISQVSSLPITTAVTCPIIRQHPAIVAQAAATAKVLTGGKFTLGIGTGEALNEHILGDQWPNTEVRLEMLEEAVEVMRKLWAGGFVTHHGKHYTVEHAQVYTLPEEPVQVYVSAFGPKALDVAARIGDGYCSTMPDKEVVDTFKQKAGPGKPTQVGYKVCYGEDEEAAVKTAHRLWANEKIPGEAAQVLYSPKQFEQVSELVTEDMVREGTVCGNDVDEHVQQFREYADAGYDEVFIATMGPEYPGFFEFYKSQVLPRIR